One Ananas comosus cultivar F153 linkage group 23, ASM154086v1, whole genome shotgun sequence genomic window carries:
- the LOC109728392 gene encoding uncharacterized protein LOC109728392 — MRSVKQFGVRGKLSPRYVGPFEVLELVGAMTYRLALPPRLAEVHNVFHLSNLCKYFCNSSHVLEYELVELREDMTYEEYPVCILDREEKKLRNRTISYVKV, encoded by the coding sequence ATGCGTAGTGTGAAGCAATTTGGGGTCCGGGGGAAGCTTAGTCCCCGATATGTTGGACcatttgaggttttggagcttgTGGGTGCGATGACGTATAGGcttgcattaccaccgaggcttgcagAAGTTCATAACGTGTTTCACCTGTCGAATCTCtgcaaatatttttgcaattccTCTCATGTATTGGAATACGAACTGGTAGAGTTGCgcgaggatatgacttatgaggagtacccggtgtgcattcTTGATCGAGAAGAGAAGAAGTTGCGGAACCGCACAATTTCGTATGTTAAGGTCTAG